atgaaatcgTAGATCTCGATTGAACGAAACGAAGGTCCCTTTGTTTTTCCTCTTCATTCCACCCCGCTCACTCGCTTCTCTTGAGAAAGGAACATATTTTCTAGTAATTATCGTCCGGTGATGATAAAATCTAAATTGTTGAGAATTCTCTActcatattctttctctctttctttttctctcgatctctgtctctgtctctgtttctctccaaACGAATCGTATAGTACGTGTCGTATAGTTCGGTGCTAGACGATCaattttcgaattaattctGACCAAGCGCAATGACAAGGCTCAGGTTGAATTGAAACGTGCACgatgaatattatttgaatattatttgcTTTCGTGACTGACAACCAAATAACGGATAACCGTTGGTACGGCCTCGGTCTCcctttaaatacatatttgcGCGAGAGAAACGATATGCGGAAatctatatgtatttgtaattaattattgccTTGGAAAAGACGATGTTGCTACTGCATAAAGTGAAAGCGATTTCACGCCCGACATcggtatacatacatatgtaatgaaataaaatacgtagCTCCTTaagtttcctttctttttttttcttttgtctttttctttttttttttgtatatactctttatagaataatatttttttgtgaacaatatatacatatacatatatatatatatatgtgtgtgtgtgtttatgcaCGCATGATTAATTCAAAAGGACCGATTAActttattagataaatatataataaataaaaaaaaattgaacgatcacgttataaatgaatttattaagcgcttaaatatttaattatccgtttaaatattgaaataaaaaaaacaaaaaacaaaaaaataggaaaagaaaaaaagagatatatcaGAAGGTCGTGTCTCGATCGATTTACTATTTCCGAGGCTGTCACgataaatctattatttatttttaattaaaaatttagacATCACgggaaataattaatcgatggTTTGAactcattaattttttgaGCTCTGTTCAACTTTTCCAATATGTAGTTCTTATCAATTTGCTTGATATCAGGAGACTTTAGAACGTTAAATCCgttatataatcttttaaaatcaGATTTCGAAAactcttttttgattttaaaataataataggtCCTTTccattattagaataataatacctAATATTGTACCGCCACTCAGTACTGCCAAAATTGGTGCAATACCCCATAAACTGACTGCAGTGTGACTAGTTTTCGACAAACTTGGTTGTATAACGAACAATCCTCTCAAACGATTCATTATACCGTTGTCTATGAATTTTTGCAagctagagagaaaaaaaaagaaaaaaaagaaataaaaataagaagattgAGATAAATCATTATCGATGAAATCATTAATCGTGATAGTAGATCTCTTTTATGTTCTTGTTAATTACTTactgataatttattatgccTTTGAAAGGGCTATCCTTTGGTAAGGTCATTGCTAAACTATCCGATCTACCagtttctatataattaacCTTACAAGGTAGATAAAGATTTAttgtctttttcatttcttcggtCGTATAGAACGCCACTTTCTCTTGGCATACCTACgtggaaaaaatataaacttcGTTTAATAGAAACAATCTGGTAATATTTCGCTTCGACGAACGTTTAGAGCAATATCAATCTTTTTAacaattcgataatattaataaatcacgatagaatagataattattgtttattaatatcattctcGTTTGTGTACCTGATCGAATCCATCGTGCAAACTAGTTGGTAATTGTCTTTTCGGCTTCATTAAagtcatcatttttataatgacCTCGTCTTTCGCATTCTGCAAATAATTATggagtaaaaatataattgatttctttttccttttttttttttttttttaatatcaagaaACAAGAAACCGACGGAAACgacaacaaaaaatagataaaaaaaagaaagaaaagaaaaggaaaaggaaaaatgttgGATCCGTCTAATCATGATTATTATACGATGGAATTACTAGAAACATGTCGTAATCGGCGCTATTGCCAAAAACAATCAAATGGTACGAGCGAGCGTTGGCGAAATCGTCGAGACTGGAAAAAGGTAAACTCCCTGTGGTCACGGTCAAGAAGCTAATTAACGAAGCCGAGTAAGCGGCCGAGACTATTATAGCCGAGACGAAGATGGAGATGAAAGCCAGACGTAAAGATGGCTCGGTCGGAAATTCTGAAAGcgtataataatagaaaattcgcAAAGTGCTTTAGCTTATTCATCATTTCGCGCTTCGTGTACCTGCTAATCCCTGTTGACAATAAATACCCCACACGTGAATATAATTTTCCGATAAAAGAGATCCAGAAAAGGAACCTTTTGTTTTAATCACGGTCAATAAAATGGGAGTTGTCGTTATCACTAGGATTAACATTGTCCAGATTCCAAAACTAAAAGTCtacaaaagaaatttatatatatataattcaatccAAAATCGTCAAACGATAGGAtgaacataataaaataattatttcgaagattttttaataaataaaccaTCATTATGATTATCGTCGTAATTCTAA
This window of the Vespula vulgaris chromosome 6, iyVesVulg1.1, whole genome shotgun sequence genome carries:
- the LOC127064461 gene encoding glutamate receptor 3-like isoform X2 — its product is MDDLQISTMLHSWSREISRQGILSTSIDFAELEKMRYYQISRPLFVIIISTWENLEEFSKVTKKIDVSLYIWFVLFVETPDNPLEKFCKNPIGNIFNLNFDTEMLILCYDEMILKEWYSIQGNDTITSNYAIWESRKEFSLITNMSLYTRRNDLFGKVLRVGWVKDSPFIGLKNNKLNMLLGEIVMELSKMINFTIEILEPVDAYGSWNKENETWSGVIGQLISGEADIGVAEFTVTTRRLEAVDFTLPFILSRNRLYMKEPSGASIQWSAYFKTFSFGIWTMLILVITTTPILLTVIKTKGSFSGSLLSENYIHVWGIYCQQGLAEFPTEPSLRLAFISIFVSAIIVSAAYSASLISFLTVTTGSLPFSSLDDFANARSYHLIVFGNSADYDMFLNAKDEVIIKMMTLMKPKRQLPTSLHDGFDQVCQEKVAFYTTEEMKKTINLYLPCKVNYIETGRSDSLAMTLPKDSPFKGIINYHLQKFIDNGIMNRLRGLFVIQPSLSKTSHTAVSLWGIAPILAVLSGGTILGIIILIMERTYYYFKIKKEFSKSDFKRLYNGFNVLKSPDIKQIDKNYILEKLNRAQKINEFKPSINYFP